The following proteins are co-located in the Halococcus salsus genome:
- a CDS encoding precorrin-2 dehydrogenase/sirohydrochlorin ferrochelatase family protein translates to MIPLLHDFAGSTVLVFGGGRVGARKARRFAREARVVVVSPTFADAAFGDVERVRAAPTPDDVPEWFDRTNPALAVAATDDDDLNDAVARAARERGCLLNRADRSRRGNESADGAARGERSREVVVPATVRDDPVVMAVATGGRSPALSRYLRERFETEFAGAGAMADLTGEIRTELRDRYPPEKRRAAVRAVVRSDRVWKALGDSSTNAKQEAHSVICDMLSGGGGR, encoded by the coding sequence ATGATACCGCTGCTCCACGATTTCGCCGGGTCGACGGTCCTGGTCTTCGGCGGCGGCCGGGTCGGCGCGCGGAAGGCCCGCCGGTTCGCGCGCGAGGCGCGGGTCGTGGTCGTGAGCCCGACGTTCGCGGACGCGGCGTTCGGCGACGTGGAGCGGGTTCGGGCCGCGCCGACCCCCGACGACGTCCCCGAGTGGTTCGACCGGACGAACCCGGCGCTCGCGGTCGCCGCGACGGACGACGACGACCTCAACGACGCCGTCGCGCGGGCGGCGCGCGAGCGCGGGTGTTTGCTGAATCGGGCGGACCGGAGTCGGAGGGGGAACGAGTCGGCCGATGGAGCCGCCAGGGGTGAACGGAGCCGCGAGGTGGTCGTGCCCGCGACCGTTCGCGACGACCCGGTGGTGATGGCGGTCGCCACGGGCGGGCGGAGCCCGGCGCTGAGTCGCTACCTCCGCGAGCGCTTCGAGACGGAGTTCGCGGGCGCGGGTGCGATGGCGGACCTCACGGGCGAGATCCGAACGGAGCTCCGCGACCGATATCCACCCGAAAAACGGCGGGCGGCGGTCCGGGCGGTGGTCCGGTCCGATCGGGTTTGGAAGGCTTTAGGTGACTCAAGCACCAACGCAAAGCAAGAGGCACATTCAGTGATCTGCGATATGCTCTCGGGAGGTGGCGGTCGATGA
- the hemA gene encoding glutamyl-tRNA reductase produces MTVATGVISGVSLAHGTASVEQIEAACVADDHAAVEALLAHDGVREAVCLQTCNRFEVYVVSDDPERGREVVTSVVEEFPDEAVVDLSHEESLRHLMRVACGLESLVLGEDQILGQVREAYTAARSVGGIGPVLEEAIEKAIHVGERARTETEIGEGVVSLGSAAVELAADERSLAEATGLVIGAGEMGTIAAQSLARSLDRLLVANRTEANAAHVADQVETDAAAVALDELPDALAVADVVVSATGSPNLVVDAADLDAAGETLFIDIAQPRDAPAAAADLDNVDLRDLDALESVTDETRERRREAAARVEAMIDREFDHLLAHYKRARADEVIASMYENAERMKHRELSRAVSKLEADGLTDDQRAVVESLADTLVSQLLAAPTKSLRDAAEADDWTTINSALRLFDPSFDGPSIPEPETTEVSAETRHALATAVREHLDD; encoded by the coding sequence ATGACGGTGGCTACCGGCGTGATCTCGGGCGTAAGCCTCGCCCACGGCACCGCGAGCGTCGAGCAGATCGAGGCCGCGTGCGTGGCGGACGACCACGCCGCCGTCGAGGCGCTGCTGGCGCACGACGGGGTTCGGGAGGCAGTCTGCCTCCAGACTTGCAACCGGTTCGAGGTCTACGTGGTCTCCGACGACCCCGAGCGGGGTCGCGAGGTGGTCACCTCGGTGGTCGAGGAGTTCCCCGACGAGGCGGTCGTCGACCTGAGCCACGAGGAGAGCCTGCGCCACCTCATGCGGGTCGCGTGCGGGCTCGAATCGCTCGTGCTCGGCGAGGACCAGATCCTCGGCCAGGTCCGCGAGGCCTACACGGCCGCGCGGTCGGTTGGCGGCATCGGGCCGGTCCTCGAAGAGGCGATCGAGAAGGCGATCCACGTCGGCGAGCGCGCCCGCACTGAAACGGAGATCGGCGAGGGCGTGGTCTCGCTCGGCAGCGCCGCCGTCGAACTCGCTGCCGACGAGCGCTCGCTGGCCGAGGCCACCGGACTGGTGATCGGCGCGGGCGAGATGGGGACCATCGCCGCCCAGTCGCTCGCCCGGTCGCTCGACCGACTGCTCGTCGCCAACCGCACCGAGGCGAACGCGGCGCACGTCGCCGACCAGGTCGAGACCGACGCCGCGGCGGTCGCGCTCGACGAGCTCCCCGACGCGCTCGCGGTAGCCGACGTGGTGGTTTCGGCGACCGGCAGCCCGAACCTCGTCGTCGACGCGGCCGACCTCGACGCCGCCGGCGAGACGCTCTTCATCGACATCGCCCAGCCCCGCGACGCACCCGCCGCCGCCGCCGACCTCGACAACGTCGACCTCCGCGACCTCGACGCGCTCGAATCGGTGACGGACGAGACCCGCGAGCGCCGTCGCGAGGCCGCCGCCCGGGTCGAGGCCATGATCGACCGGGAGTTCGACCACCTGCTCGCCCACTACAAGCGCGCCCGCGCCGACGAGGTCATCGCGTCGATGTACGAGAACGCCGAGCGGATGAAACACCGCGAGCTCTCGCGCGCGGTCTCGAAGCTCGAGGCCGACGGCCTCACCGACGACCAGCGCGCGGTGGTCGAGTCGCTCGCCGACACACTGGTGAGCCAGCTCCTCGCCGCCCCCACGAAGAGCCTCCGGGACGCCGCCGAGGCCGACGACTGGACCACCATCAACAGTGCGCTCCGGCTGTTCGACCCCTCCTTCGACGGACCGAGCATCCCCGAACCCGAGACCACCGAGGTCTCCGCCGAGACCCGCCACGCGCTCGCGACCGCGGTCCGCGAGCACCTCGACGACTAA